One region of Solanum pennellii chromosome 6, SPENNV200 genomic DNA includes:
- the LOC107023488 gene encoding ankyrin repeat domain-containing protein 13C-like has translation MEDWSKYAHSPAHLAVAKRDYPTLKEIVDCLPCLAKAGEVNTEAESVAAEIDADAVSAVIDRRDVPGRETPLHLAVRLKDPISAEILMSAGADWSLQNENGWSALQEAVCTREENIAMIIACHYQPLAWAKWCRRLPRIVASAARIRDFYMEITFHFESSVIPFIGRIAPSDTYRIWKRGSNLRADMTLAGFDGFCIQRSDQTFLFLGEGYSSETSSISLPPGSLIVLAHKEKEITNALEGAGVQPSEGEVAHEVALMSQTNMYRPGIDVTQAELVPHLNWRRQERTEMVGTWKASVYDMLHVMVSVKSRRVPGAMTDEELFSMNDDGKLTNCGEHDDYNGVLTAEERRQLNSALRTGNSDGLGDDDEELEVQDCHDNSSGGSFRSCESNGVPKQKKSWFGWNKKNSKGTGDGLEDSKIVKRFSKLAPDNTKQKSHDTHKSSSEVQGEDTRDVKRSKDKNGKKKKKKGPLGESKSESEYKKGLRPILWLTPDFPLKTEELLPLLDILANKVKAIRRLRELLTTKLPPGTFPVKVAIPIVPTIRVLVTFTKFEELQPVEEFSTPPSSPAHFQDAKSKQSDGSASWISWMRGSHGGQSRDSESCSFREEIDPFHIPSDYAWVDANEKKRRMKAKKAKSRKHKKHVTTRNSGIGSQATDDVEE, from the exons ATGGAAGATTGGTCCAAGTATGCTCATAGTCCAGCTCATTTGGCAGTAGCTAAGCGAGACTATCCCACTTTGAAAGAGATTGTTGATTGCCTGCCTTGTCTTGCCAAGGCCGGTGAAGTAAACACTGAGGCAGAGTCTGTGGCTGCTGAGATTGATGCAGATGCTGTTTCTGCAGTAATTGATAGGCGAGATGTTCCTGGCCGTGAAACTCCTTTGCACCTTGCTGTTCGCTTGAAGGACCCAATCAGTGCAGAGATTTTGATGTCTGCAGGTGCTGATTGGAGTCTTCAGAATGAGAATGGTTGGAGTGCTCTTCAGGAAGCAGTGTGTACCAGGGAGGAGAACATTGCTATGATTATTGCTTGTCACTATCAGCCTCTTGCTTGGGCCAAGTGGTGCCGTAGACTTCCTAGGATTGTCGCCTCAGCTGCTCGTATTCGTGACTTCTATATGGAGATAACCTTTCACTTTGAGAGCTCTGTAATTCCGTTCATCGGTCGGATTGCTCCGTCAGACACGTATCGCATTTGGAAACGGGGTTCTAATCTTCGTGCCGATATGACACTTGCGGGATTTGATGGGTTCTGCATTCAACGTTCGGATCAAACTTTCCTCTTTCTTGGAGAGGGCTATTCATCAGAAACTAGTAGCATATCCTTACCTCCAGGTTCTTTAATTGTCCTTGCTCATAAGGAGAAGGAGATCACAAATGCATTAGAGGGAGCTGGTGTGCAACCATCTGAAGGTGAAGTAGCCCATGAAGTTGCTTTGATGTCTCAAACAAATATGTATAGGCCAGGAATTGATGTTACTCAGGCTGAGCTTGTTCCTCACTTAAATTGGAGGAGACAGGAGAGGACAGAAATGGTCGGTACATGGAAGGCAAGTGTATATGATATGCTTCATGTGATGGTTAGTGTAAAATCAAGGCGTGTTCCCGGTGCCATGACTGATGAAGAGCTCTTTTCAATGAATGATGATGGTAAATTAACAAACTGTGGTGAACACGACGATTATAATGGTGTATTAACAGCTGAAGAAAGAAGGCAATTAAATTCTGCACTTCGAACGGGTAATTCAGATGGACttggtgatgatgatgaggagcTTGAGGTTCAGGATTGCCATGACAACTCTAGTGGAGGTTCATTTAGAAGTTGTGAATCCAATGGTGTTCCTAAACAGAAGAAGAGTTGGTTTGGTTGGAACAAGAAAAATTCCAAAGGAACTGGTGATGGTTTAGAGGATTCAAAGATTGTGAAAAGGTTCTCAAAGTTGGCTCCAGATAATACCAAGCAGAAATCCCATGACACTCATAAATCATCATCTGAAGTTCAAGGGGAAGATACCAGAGATGTTAAACGGAGCAAAGATAAGAACggcaagaagaaaaagaaaaaagggccTCTCGGTGAGTCTAAGAGTGAAAGTGAGTACAAAAAAGGTTTAAGACCTATTTTATGGTTGACACCTGACTTCCCGCTGAAAACAGAAGAGCTTTTGCCATTACTAGACATATTAGCCAACAAGGTTAAAGCTATTAGAAGGTTGAGGGAGCTTTTGACTACTAAGCTACCCCCTGGCACATTTCCAGTCAAG GTAGCTATTCCTATTGTTCCAACCATCCGTGTGCTTGTTACTTTTACCAAGTTTGAGGAGCTTCAGCCAGTGGAGGAGTTCTCAACCCCTCCTTCAAGCCCTGCACATTTCCAAGATGCTAAATCAAAGCAATCTGATGGCTCTGCATCATGGATTTCATGGATGAGGGGAAGTCACGGTGGCCAATCTAGAGACAGTGAAAGCTGCAGCTTCCGTGAAGAGATTGACCCATTCCACATACCTTCTGATTATGCTTGGGTTGATGCAAATGAGAAAAAACGCCGAATGAAAGCCAAGAAAGCAAAGAGCAGGAAGCATAAGAAGCATGTCACGACTAGAAATTCAGGTATTGGGAGCCAGGCCACTGACGATGTTGAAGAATAA